The following are encoded together in the Bacillus sp. V2I10 genome:
- a CDS encoding acyclic terpene utilization AtuA family protein, whose amino-acid sequence MSKEIRILSPCGILGYGFPLESFQNGMKKKPHAIVVDAGSTDAGPHKLGAGVGIVSKRAAKKDLEILISAALDTHIPLIVGSAGGAGAKPHVEWTLDIIEEVLSNKKTRPKVGVIWADFDKSYISHAFNEGRMEKMSPNVPDLTHFSLTETHSIVAQMGHEPILEALHQECDLIICGRAFDPSPFAAVGIFHGMDAGLSYHLGKILECGALCAEPGTTKDCILGTVKENSFTVQAINPIRKCSTTSVAAHTFYEKDHPYLLHGPGFLLDLSQCEFKNAGEGLIEVSGSKYVPSKELPSEA is encoded by the coding sequence ATGAGCAAAGAAATCCGGATTTTGTCACCATGCGGCATTCTTGGATACGGTTTTCCGCTTGAGAGCTTTCAGAATGGCATGAAAAAGAAGCCTCATGCGATTGTTGTGGATGCCGGTTCTACTGATGCAGGTCCGCATAAATTGGGGGCAGGTGTCGGCATCGTTTCAAAGAGAGCTGCGAAAAAAGATCTGGAGATCCTCATTTCTGCTGCTTTGGACACTCACATTCCTCTTATCGTCGGTTCAGCGGGAGGAGCTGGTGCAAAACCTCATGTTGAATGGACATTGGATATAATCGAAGAAGTCCTGTCAAATAAGAAAACCAGGCCTAAAGTTGGCGTCATTTGGGCAGATTTTGATAAATCGTACATCAGTCATGCCTTTAATGAGGGGAGAATGGAGAAAATGAGTCCGAATGTGCCCGATTTAACTCATTTCTCTTTGACTGAAACTCATTCAATTGTTGCCCAGATGGGACATGAACCCATTTTAGAAGCGCTTCATCAGGAGTGTGATCTTATTATTTGCGGGAGAGCGTTTGATCCATCTCCATTTGCGGCTGTTGGCATTTTTCACGGCATGGATGCAGGCCTTTCCTATCACTTAGGAAAAATATTAGAATGCGGTGCCTTATGCGCTGAACCTGGAACGACGAAGGATTGTATTCTCGGTACAGTTAAAGAAAACTCATTTACTGTTCAGGCTATAAATCCAATCAGAAAATGCAGTACAACAAGTGTGGCAGCTCATACCTTTTATGAAAAAGATCATCCCTATCTGCTCCATGGTCCGGGATTTTTATTGGATTTATCTCAGTGTGAGTTTAAAAATGCAGGCGAGGGTTTAATTGAAGTATCAGGCAGCAAATATGTTCCTTCAAAGGAGTTACCAAGTGAAGCTTGA
- a CDS encoding DUF421 domain-containing protein — MDFFHGQETLTSIQWILRAVFAFFFLALSAKVMGQRSIAQLRLLDFVIALIIGNIIAHPLSDEELGLKGSMITMTVLIILYAAGIFISLKWHAFRIFLDPPAFPLITNGKISYKNLKKARLTIDDLLSELRKQQIEDPEKVAAALFESDGRVSCFLKADHQTVTNLDLNLAPAPFDLPVTIIREGSINKKELQRFGKDEEWLITELKTVHQKKVNEILLAIMDQQGSLRVFLYS, encoded by the coding sequence ATGGATTTTTTTCATGGTCAGGAAACTCTTACATCCATTCAATGGATTCTGAGAGCTGTTTTTGCTTTTTTCTTTTTAGCCTTATCCGCTAAAGTCATGGGCCAGAGATCGATTGCCCAGCTGCGGCTCCTTGATTTCGTGATTGCACTCATTATTGGCAATATCATAGCTCATCCGCTTTCTGACGAAGAACTTGGACTAAAAGGTTCAATGATCACGATGACCGTTTTAATTATTTTGTATGCGGCGGGCATATTTATCAGTCTAAAGTGGCATGCGTTTCGCATATTTCTTGATCCGCCCGCTTTTCCTTTAATCACAAATGGCAAGATCTCTTATAAAAACTTGAAAAAAGCAAGATTAACGATTGATGATTTGCTTTCGGAGCTTAGGAAACAGCAGATTGAAGATCCTGAAAAAGTTGCCGCAGCCCTTTTCGAATCAGACGGCAGGGTTTCCTGTTTTTTAAAAGCGGATCATCAAACCGTTACGAATCTTGATCTGAATTTAGCCCCGGCTCCCTTCGATCTTCCTGTAACCATCATAAGAGAAGGCAGCATAAATAAGAAAGAACTTCAGCGTTTTGGGAAGGATGAAGAATGGCTAATCACTGAACTTAAAACCGTTCACCAAAAAAAAGTAAATGAAATTCTCCTTGCCATTATGGATCAGCAGGGCAGTCTGAGGGTATTTCTTTATTCATAA
- a CDS encoding YhdB family protein translates to METVDYDKALYYTHRSQWDNLLILMVRTKDDMLSKRIEQFLHAYNFENNYGEVEKKLYSLLRYIDHAVETGHELEDAEYAYLT, encoded by the coding sequence GTGGAGACAGTCGACTACGACAAAGCATTATATTATACTCACCGATCACAGTGGGATAATCTTTTGATTTTGATGGTGCGAACAAAAGATGATATGCTCTCAAAACGGATTGAGCAGTTCCTGCACGCATACAACTTCGAAAACAATTACGGAGAAGTCGAAAAGAAATTATATTCACTCCTTCGCTATATCGATCACGCAGTAGAAACAGGACATGAGTTAGAGGATGCGGAGTATGCTTATTTGACATAG
- a CDS encoding NADPH-dependent FMN reductase: protein MKLLVINGSPRKKGRTRLASAFIAEKYGAAHIDLSVLNLPMFNGEEDQEKIEAVQELKNQVKAADGVILLSPEYHSGMSGALKNALDYLGSSHFAHKPVGLIAVAGGGKGGINALNNMRTVMRGVYANAIPKQLALDPICFDYENKKLLDDSAVLVAQLIEELKMYVEFYIQKQK from the coding sequence ATGAAATTGCTTGTTATTAATGGAAGTCCAAGAAAAAAAGGAAGAACCCGCCTCGCATCAGCATTTATTGCTGAAAAATATGGAGCAGCGCACATCGATTTAAGTGTTCTGAATCTTCCAATGTTTAATGGAGAGGAAGACCAGGAAAAGATTGAAGCAGTTCAGGAATTGAAAAACCAGGTTAAAGCAGCTGACGGTGTCATTTTATTATCACCTGAATATCACAGCGGCATGAGCGGCGCATTAAAAAATGCCCTTGATTATTTAGGCAGTTCTCATTTTGCACATAAGCCCGTTGGCTTAATTGCAGTTGCCGGCGGCGGAAAAGGCGGGATCAATGCTCTGAATAATATGAGAACCGTGATGAGAGGAGTTTATGCAAATGCCATACCAAAACAGCTTGCCCTTGATCCGATCTGTTTTGATTATGAAAACAAAAAACTTCTTGATGATTCAGCGGTGCTAGTTGCCCAGTTAATCGAGGAACTTAAGATGTATGTAGAATTTTATATACAAAAACAAAAGTAA
- a CDS encoding response regulator transcription factor translates to MGIRLLIADDHKVVRRGLHFFLSTQKDIEIVGEAEDGEEAVKMVRTLLPDVILMDLSMPIMNGVDATKEIRTFNEQIKIIILTSYADQDHVIPAIQAGASGYQLKDVEPDELVHTIREVLKGESKLHPKVTSHVMSHLMQTNQKDEKLLTPLTNRENDVLKEIAKGKSNKEIAASLYITEKTVKTHVSNILSKLSLSDRTQAALYAVKNGLDK, encoded by the coding sequence ATGGGAATTCGCCTTTTAATTGCTGACGATCACAAAGTGGTCCGAAGAGGGCTGCATTTCTTTCTCTCTACCCAAAAGGATATTGAGATTGTCGGAGAAGCTGAAGATGGGGAAGAGGCTGTAAAGATGGTACGCACGCTGCTGCCTGACGTGATATTAATGGACCTCTCCATGCCCATCATGAACGGAGTAGATGCCACAAAGGAAATCCGCACATTCAACGAACAGATAAAAATCATTATTTTGACGAGCTACGCCGATCAGGACCATGTGATCCCAGCCATTCAAGCCGGAGCATCCGGCTATCAGCTCAAGGATGTCGAACCGGATGAACTAGTTCATACGATCAGAGAAGTACTGAAAGGTGAAAGCAAGCTTCATCCCAAAGTCACATCCCATGTGATGTCCCATTTGATGCAAACGAATCAAAAAGATGAAAAGCTATTGACACCGCTTACGAATCGGGAGAATGATGTATTAAAGGAAATTGCAAAAGGAAAAAGCAATAAAGAAATTGCCGCTTCTTTATACATCACAGAAAAGACCGTAAAAACACATGTGTCAAATATTTTATCCAAGCTGTCACTCTCTGACCGCACACAAGCTGCCCTATATGCAGTCAAGAATGGCTTGGACAAATAA
- a CDS encoding GAF domain-containing sensor histidine kinase, whose amino-acid sequence MSNDEKRILELQTLKTIAETLNQSNDLEQMLDDVLKKLLHVTGLETGWIFLIDSDKQYRLAADQKLPPALETEHKKAMCSGDCWCIDKFADGRLNKAANIINCKRLEDAEQFEWGETNEITHHATVPLRTGNEKIGLLNVASPNKTHFSTEELALLEAVALQIGTAMKRMKLVENEQHLALIAERNRLAQDLHDSVNQLLFSIMLTARGSKEMTEDQQMKEMLSYVQDLSQKALSEMRALIWQLRPQGLENGIASALMNYAKVLGLELETDIQGVQTLPCDAEEALWRIGQEALNNCKKHAQIKTASIRIHRSKNEVIMTIKDQGAGFSYNEKLPLPSMGLQGMKNRVQKLNGTFQITAGINRGTEIEVKIPI is encoded by the coding sequence ATGTCAAACGATGAAAAACGCATTTTGGAACTGCAGACGCTAAAGACAATCGCTGAAACACTGAATCAGTCAAATGATCTCGAACAAATGCTTGATGACGTTCTTAAGAAGCTTCTTCACGTAACAGGACTCGAAACAGGCTGGATCTTTCTTATTGATTCAGATAAACAATATCGATTAGCTGCGGACCAGAAGCTTCCGCCTGCACTTGAAACAGAACATAAAAAAGCAATGTGCAGTGGGGATTGCTGGTGCATCGATAAATTTGCGGACGGCCGTTTAAACAAGGCTGCAAATATCATAAACTGCAAACGTTTAGAAGACGCAGAGCAATTTGAATGGGGCGAAACGAATGAAATTACCCATCATGCTACCGTTCCGCTTAGAACGGGGAATGAAAAAATCGGATTATTAAATGTTGCTTCTCCAAATAAAACTCATTTCTCGACCGAAGAGCTTGCCTTGCTCGAAGCTGTTGCTTTACAAATAGGAACTGCGATGAAACGGATGAAGCTTGTTGAAAACGAACAGCATCTTGCTCTAATTGCGGAGCGGAACAGGCTGGCGCAGGATTTGCATGATTCCGTCAATCAGCTTCTCTTTTCAATTATGCTGACAGCAAGAGGTTCAAAGGAAATGACAGAAGATCAACAGATGAAAGAGATGCTGTCATATGTTCAAGATCTCTCACAGAAGGCTCTTTCAGAAATGAGGGCTTTAATCTGGCAGCTTAGACCTCAAGGGCTGGAAAATGGGATTGCATCAGCGCTGATGAATTACGCGAAAGTATTGGGCCTGGAACTTGAAACGGATATTCAGGGTGTTCAAACTCTCCCATGTGATGCAGAGGAAGCCTTGTGGAGAATTGGTCAGGAAGCGTTAAATAATTGTAAAAAGCATGCACAAATAAAAACTGCTTCCATTCGCATACACCGTTCGAAAAATGAGGTAATCATGACAATTAAAGACCAGGGAGCAGGTTTTTCTTACAATGAAAAATTGCCGCTGCCTTCAATGGGGCTTCAGGGAATGAAAAATCGCGTCCAAAAATTAAACGGCACATTTCAAATAACCGCCGGAATTAATAGAGGCACGGAAATAGAAGTGAAAATACCAATTTAA
- a CDS encoding substrate-binding domain-containing protein codes for MQVRKEWVIDSGYTVESASESIKGLFDSQERPSAVFATDDLKVMSIFRSAAQYGVSIPDELSIVDYSNSNFSPFLSPALTSSSASSLAV; via the coding sequence TTGCAGGTCCGGAAAGAATGGGTAATTGATAGTGGATACACAGTCGAAAGTGCATCTGAATCGATTAAAGGATTATTCGACAGTCAGGAACGGCCATCTGCTGTTTTTGCAACAGATGATTTAAAAGTGATGAGTATATTTAGATCAGCTGCACAATATGGTGTATCTATTCCAGATGAGCTATCAATCGTAGACTACAGTAATTCGAACTTTTCACCATTTTTGTCTCCAGCATTGACTAGTTCCTCAGCAAGTTCCTTAGCTGTTTGA
- a CDS encoding SDR family NAD(P)-dependent oxidoreductase: protein MLKNQTAIVTGASRGIRKEIAFQLSNQGMNLALVGSSDEIFQTAKELAEELVNAGDKNGEKFELL from the coding sequence ATGTTGAAGAATCAGACGGCAATCGTAACGGGTGCATCAAGAGGCATCAGAAAGGAAATTGCCTTTCAGCTTTCAAACCAGGGCATGAATCTTGCTTTAGTTGGAAGCTCAGATGAAATTTTTCAAACAGCTAAGGAACTTGCTGAGGAACTAGTCAATGCTGGAGACAAAAATGGTGAAAAGTTCGAATTACTGTAG
- a CDS encoding phospho-sugar mutase: MSFEKSYQRWKSKTDLDSELRLLLSDLENNDKAREDCFYKNLEFGTGGMRGEIGPGINRMNMYTVRKASEGLALYIESFGEEAKKRGVAIAYDSRHKSPEFAMEAAKTLASHGIQTYVFEELRPTPELSFAVRYLNAFSGIVVTASHNPPEYNGYKVYGEDGGQLPPAEADEVIAKVNEIEDELSIQVKDEAELKAAGLIKMIGEEIDSAYTDKLVTISVNPQLSEEVDLNIVFTPLHGTANKPVRRGLDALGYKNVTVVSEQELPDPNFSTVKSPNPEEHAAFEYAIRDGKKTNADLLIATDPDADRLGIAVKNLEGEYVVLTGNQTGAILLHYLLSEKKEKGILPANGVVLKTIVTSEIGRDVAASFGLDTIDTLTGFKFIGEKINEYERTGQYTFQFGYEESYGYLIGDFARDKDAVQAAILAVEVAAYYKKQGKTLYEGLLEIFEQYGYYREGLESLTLKGKDGAEQIQSILTSFRSNPPQTMGDKKVVTIEDYKAGTRFNAEAKTTEEITLPSSNVLKYYLEDGSWFCLRPSGTEPKAKFYFGVTGETLADSEQKLEALTSALMKKVNELI; encoded by the coding sequence ATGAGTTTTGAAAAAAGCTATCAGCGCTGGAAAAGCAAAACAGATTTAGATTCAGAATTAAGACTTCTTTTATCAGATTTAGAAAATAACGATAAAGCGCGCGAGGATTGCTTTTACAAAAACTTAGAATTTGGAACAGGCGGCATGCGCGGGGAAATAGGACCTGGAATTAACCGCATGAACATGTATACTGTCCGAAAAGCATCTGAAGGCCTGGCGCTTTATATTGAGTCTTTCGGCGAAGAAGCGAAAAAACGCGGAGTGGCGATTGCTTATGATTCCCGCCATAAATCACCGGAGTTTGCAATGGAAGCTGCAAAAACTCTTGCAAGCCATGGCATTCAAACATATGTCTTTGAAGAACTGCGCCCGACACCTGAGCTTTCGTTTGCTGTACGGTATCTAAACGCGTTCTCCGGCATTGTCGTCACAGCGAGCCATAATCCTCCTGAATATAACGGCTATAAAGTATACGGCGAAGACGGAGGACAATTGCCTCCTGCAGAAGCAGATGAAGTCATCGCCAAAGTAAACGAAATTGAAGACGAACTAAGCATCCAGGTGAAGGATGAAGCAGAATTAAAAGCAGCAGGGCTTATTAAAATGATCGGAGAAGAAATTGATTCCGCTTATACTGACAAGCTTGTAACGATCTCTGTGAATCCGCAGCTATCTGAAGAAGTAGATTTGAATATTGTTTTTACTCCTCTTCATGGTACAGCAAATAAGCCTGTTCGACGCGGCCTTGATGCACTTGGCTATAAAAATGTAACCGTTGTATCAGAGCAGGAGCTGCCTGATCCAAACTTCAGCACAGTCAAGTCTCCAAACCCTGAGGAGCATGCAGCATTTGAGTATGCCATCCGTGACGGCAAAAAAACCAATGCGGACTTATTGATTGCAACAGATCCTGATGCAGACCGCCTTGGAATCGCCGTGAAAAATTTAGAAGGAGAATATGTCGTTTTGACGGGCAATCAAACTGGGGCCATTCTTCTTCACTATTTATTATCCGAGAAAAAAGAAAAGGGCATCCTGCCTGCCAATGGAGTTGTTCTGAAAACCATCGTAACTTCAGAAATCGGCAGGGATGTAGCGGCGTCCTTCGGTTTAGATACAATTGATACACTGACAGGCTTTAAGTTTATCGGTGAAAAAATCAATGAATACGAGCGCACAGGCCAATATACTTTCCAATTTGGCTATGAAGAAAGCTACGGCTATTTGATTGGGGACTTTGCACGTGATAAAGATGCTGTACAAGCAGCAATCTTAGCTGTTGAAGTGGCAGCTTATTATAAAAAACAAGGCAAGACGCTTTATGAAGGCTTACTCGAAATTTTTGAACAATACGGCTATTACCGTGAAGGACTTGAGTCATTGACACTTAAAGGGAAAGATGGAGCTGAACAGATTCAAAGCATTTTAACTTCATTCCGCAGCAATCCTCCTCAGACGATGGGAGATAAAAAAGTTGTGACGATTGAAGATTATAAAGCAGGAACCCGCTTCAACGCAGAAGCTAAAACGACAGAAGAGATCACGCTGCCGTCGTCTAACGTTCTTAAGTACTATTTAGAAGACGGATCATGGTTCTGCCTGCGTCCATCCGGAACGGAGCCGAAAGCGAAATTCTACTTCGGTGTAACAGGAGAAACACTTGCGGACAGCGAACAAAAGCTTGAAGCTCTTACTTCTGCCCTTATGAAAAAAGTAAACGAATTGATCTAA
- a CDS encoding glycerol-3-phosphate dehydrogenase/oxidase codes for MAFSSDKRQDILNKMTQETYDVFVIGGGITGSGIALDAASRGMKIGLVEMQDFAAGTSSRSTKLVHGGLRYLKQFEVKMVAEVGKERAIVYENGPHVTTPEWMLLPMHKGGTFGPFSTSIGLRVYDFLAAVKRGERRKMLSAKETLAKEPLVKKQGLKGGGYYVEYRTDDARLTIEVMKEAVRFGADAVNYAKAGGFIYEKGKVIGVHIVDTISGKTYDVYAKKIINAAGPWVDQLREMDKSKNGKSLQMTKGIHLVFDQSKFPLKQAIYFDTPDKRMVFAIPRDGKTYVGTTDTVYKEDPKNPRMTVKDRDYVIESINYMFPDLSIRAEDAESSWAGIRPLIHEDGKDPSEISRKDEIWTSETGLITIAGGKLTGYRKMAEHIIDHIVKDFKEAGLKDFGACKTRNMPISGGHVGGSSSLETFVKTKTEQGMSLGLTEMQAKHLSRRYGSNADALFERAETLKPFAEKYGLPIYILAEIDYAMTEEMTATPSDFFVRRTGAVYFDINWARTYQEPVTNYMADKLKWSPRQKQQHFDKLQTHLHDAVVPDEVRKAN; via the coding sequence ATGGCTTTTTCAAGCGATAAAAGACAAGATATCTTAAATAAAATGACGCAGGAAACGTATGATGTATTTGTCATTGGCGGAGGAATCACAGGGTCCGGCATCGCGCTTGATGCTGCTTCAAGAGGAATGAAAATCGGTCTTGTTGAAATGCAGGACTTTGCAGCAGGCACTTCAAGCAGATCGACAAAGCTTGTTCACGGCGGACTCCGCTACCTCAAGCAATTTGAAGTCAAAATGGTGGCAGAGGTCGGGAAAGAAAGAGCCATTGTGTATGAAAACGGACCGCATGTAACAACTCCTGAATGGATGCTTCTCCCCATGCACAAGGGAGGAACGTTCGGACCTTTTTCAACATCGATCGGTCTTCGTGTATATGATTTTCTTGCAGCTGTTAAACGCGGAGAAAGAAGAAAGATGCTAAGCGCCAAGGAAACACTTGCGAAAGAGCCGCTTGTGAAAAAGCAAGGACTAAAGGGCGGCGGATACTATGTAGAATACCGGACAGATGACGCAAGACTTACAATTGAAGTCATGAAAGAAGCTGTTCGCTTCGGTGCAGATGCAGTTAACTATGCAAAAGCGGGCGGGTTTATTTACGAAAAAGGAAAAGTCATCGGTGTTCATATTGTGGATACGATTTCTGGAAAAACTTATGATGTGTACGCTAAGAAAATCATCAATGCTGCAGGCCCTTGGGTCGATCAGCTGAGAGAAATGGATAAATCGAAAAATGGAAAATCTCTTCAGATGACAAAGGGAATACATCTTGTCTTTGATCAAAGCAAATTCCCGCTGAAACAGGCTATTTACTTTGATACGCCTGATAAACGGATGGTATTCGCGATCCCGCGTGACGGCAAAACCTATGTAGGCACAACAGATACAGTTTACAAAGAAGATCCGAAAAATCCCCGTATGACAGTGAAAGACAGAGATTACGTGATTGAGTCCATTAACTATATGTTCCCTGACTTGTCCATCCGTGCTGAGGATGCTGAATCAAGCTGGGCCGGCATTCGTCCGCTTATTCATGAAGACGGCAAAGATCCTTCTGAAATATCAAGGAAGGATGAGATTTGGACATCTGAAACAGGACTCATCACCATTGCAGGCGGAAAACTGACAGGCTACAGAAAAATGGCAGAGCACATTATTGACCACATTGTAAAAGATTTTAAAGAAGCAGGATTAAAGGATTTTGGAGCATGCAAAACAAGAAACATGCCGATCTCAGGCGGACATGTAGGCGGTTCATCAAGTCTTGAAACTTTTGTCAAAACAAAAACGGAACAAGGCATGTCCCTTGGACTGACAGAAATGCAGGCGAAGCATTTATCAAGAAGGTATGGATCAAATGCAGATGCGCTGTTTGAGAGAGCAGAGACGTTAAAACCGTTTGCTGAAAAATACGGGTTGCCTATTTACATTCTCGCAGAGATTGACTATGCGATGACAGAAGAAATGACAGCCACTCCTTCCGACTTCTTTGTCAGAAGAACTGGTGCCGTGTACTTTGATATTAACTGGGCAAGAACGTATCAGGAGCCTGTCACAAATTACATGGCTGACAAACTGAAGTGGAGTCCTCGGCAAAAGCAGCAGCACTTTGATAAGCTTCAAACTCATCTGCACGATGCAGTTGTGCCAGACGAGGTAAGAAAAGCAAACTGA